From the Stigmatopora argus isolate UIUO_Sarg chromosome 12, RoL_Sarg_1.0, whole genome shotgun sequence genome, the window CTTTTTCCTTCCACAAGCATCCCAGCATCACAGCTCTTTGTAAATGGGAACGCTCACCTCCGATTCTTCAGCAGCTGTTTCGTCCCTCGAACTCCGGTGGACCAGCAGATTTGTTCCCAGGCCGAGGGCGCGTCGGTTTTCCGGCAGCTTCCGTGGCAATACCAGCAAGTGCGAACCAGGAAAAGAGGAACAGAGTATCAGCCCAAAAACCTGAAACGTAAGAGGACCCACGGTTGGATCAAGAGGATGAAGACTCGAGGCGGAATAGAGGTGATCCTGCGGCGGATGTTGAAGGGACGAAAATCACTCACGCACT encodes:
- the mrpl34 gene encoding large ribosomal subunit protein bL34m, which gives rise to MNTLISCFSRLRGLAHINSIPASQLFVNGNAHLRFFSSCFVPRTPVDQQICSQAEGASVFRQLPWQYQQVRTRKRGTEYQPKNLKRKRTHGWIKRMKTRGGIEVILRRMLKGRKSLTH